A single window of Micrococcaceae bacterium Sec5.1 DNA harbors:
- a CDS encoding methylenetetrahydrofolate reductase: METPIRLEVSPSADLARQLPPAYEAPGKVSVTCLPHHGPARTVAASIELARLGYHVVPHLAARSIASQAELHLFLHQLRDEGVRELFLIAGDRSAPAGPYSWSGHLMEDIKAFSEDFSLGIAGYPEGHPQLSAEQLQSSLAGKSPMASSMVTQMCFSAESISSYLQELHRVGSRIPVWVGVPGPVSVQKLLAMGARLGVGRSLKLARGTGMAKALLRGGDVLRYDSSGLIRDVHQALDGHPLFAGIHVYSFNDLSRLPRFEGKIAWLPKPPVKTSTSQS; encoded by the coding sequence ATGGAAACGCCGATCCGCCTGGAGGTCAGTCCCTCCGCTGACCTTGCCCGGCAACTGCCTCCCGCTTATGAGGCGCCGGGGAAGGTCAGCGTGACCTGCCTGCCGCACCACGGTCCGGCCAGGACGGTTGCTGCGTCGATTGAGCTTGCCCGGCTGGGCTACCACGTGGTCCCGCACCTGGCAGCGCGGAGCATCGCCAGCCAGGCAGAGCTGCACCTGTTCCTGCATCAATTGCGCGATGAGGGTGTCCGGGAGCTTTTCCTCATTGCCGGGGACCGCAGTGCGCCTGCAGGTCCGTATTCCTGGAGTGGCCATCTGATGGAGGACATCAAGGCTTTCTCGGAAGATTTCTCCCTTGGCATCGCCGGTTACCCGGAAGGCCACCCACAACTGAGCGCAGAACAGTTACAGAGCAGCCTGGCCGGCAAGTCACCCATGGCGTCCTCCATGGTCACGCAAATGTGCTTTTCGGCTGAATCCATCAGCTCCTACCTGCAGGAGCTGCACCGGGTCGGTTCCCGGATTCCCGTGTGGGTGGGCGTTCCCGGGCCGGTCTCCGTGCAGAAGCTGCTGGCCATGGGTGCACGATTGGGCGTGGGACGCTCACTCAAGCTGGCCCGCGGCACAGGAATGGCCAAGGCACTCCTGCGCGGTGGTGACGTGCTGCGCTACGACAGCTCCGGCCTGATCCGGGACGTTCATCAGGCCCTCGACGGCCATCCGCTGTTTGCCGGCATCCACGTCTACAGCTTCAACGACCTCAGCCGCCTACCCAGATTTGAAGGGAAGATCGCATGGCTTCCAAAGCCCCCCGTGAAAACATCGACGAGTCAAAGCTGA